One Carassius auratus strain Wakin unplaced genomic scaffold, ASM336829v1 scaf_tig00017849, whole genome shotgun sequence genomic window, tctggAACATCAGCCTGCAGGACAAAAAATGTAGAGTTGGTGTGTCACCCAAGCTGGACGACACATGCAATGATGGAAAGAAGCTGGAAAACACAGCAGATGGAGTTTCTCTATTCATTCCCAAGATTTCAGTTGAAGATGAAGGGCTTTACTTTTGTGATTTATCATATAAAGATGGAAGCTATGCACTAAATGTGTCTGTAAGCGGTGAGTACAAAAACAATTTATAGTAAAACTATtgaaaaagctgtgaaaatgtttGTAGTTTACATAACAGGTTTACATAATAAGGCTAGGAGTAAAGCCACTAACTGATAACTTATTTCTAGCTGAGAACTTGAACATCTCTCAAACTTTCACCGTAGCGATAAACCAGTGCTGAATCCAGTTCACTGTACAAAACACATGtaaagctgaaataaagcaaatggTGTTACTGATgagtaaatttaatttaattctttgtTTTTAGTTACCAATGTTTCAACCAAGCAGGACAGTGAAAACAATCAAAGGATTGCTGTCTGTaattccaaatataaaatgaaagcaCCCACTCTTCATTGGGAACCTGCCGTGAACTTTTCCTCCAGTTCTGTAAAGAAGCTTGGGAGGTTTTTTATGCTGGAGAATAAAGTATATCTGCCGGAAGATCTCAACATTAGTGAGCTCACCTGTGTGGCCACATACACGT contains:
- the LOC113075869 gene encoding uncharacterized protein LOC113075869 isoform X1 → MVNNKTLMVVVLLNIFVTGSQTKGEQDTGSHHKDSALDKLTVSQEQIFISGSDVTLRCGNLTSVKWNELIYIIWNISLQDKKCRVGVSPKLDDTCNDGKKLENTADGVSLFIPKISVEDEGLYFCDLSYKDGSYALNVSVSVTNVSTKQDSENNQRIAVCNSKYKMKAPTLHWEPAVNFSSSSVKKLGRFFMLENKVYLPEDLNISELTCVATYTSKSGSVQHKSTLLLTGITFCLRMEEETPTKRC
- the LOC113075869 gene encoding uncharacterized protein LOC113075869 isoform X2 gives rise to the protein MVVVLLNIFVTGSQTKGEQDTGSHHKDSALDKLTGSDVTLRCGNLTSVKWNELIYIIWNISLQDKKCRVGVSPKLDDTCNDGKKLENTADGVSLFIPKISVEDEGLYFCDLSYKDGSYALNVSVSVTNVSTKQDSENNQRIAVCNSKYKMKAPTLHWEPAVNFSSSSVKKLGRFFMLENKVYLPEDLNISELTCVATYTSKSGSVQHKSTLLLTGITFCLRMEEETPTKRC